A stretch of DNA from Campylobacter concisus:
AAGATAAATCAGCCTATCACAAAAGAGCTTTTTGATAAACTTCTTAAAAAAGCAAAAGAGCAGCTTAGCGGCAAGGAAATTTTCATCCAAGATGCATTTTGTGGAGCTAGTAAAAAGAGCCAAAAATCAGTCCGTTTTGTCACCGAAGTAGCGTGGCAAGCGCACTTTGTAAAAAATATGTTCATCCGCCCAAGCGAGGCAGAGCTAGCTAAATTTGAGCCTGATTTTGTAGTATATAACGCTTGTAAAACAAAAAATGAAGAATATAAGGCTGATGGGCTACATTCAGATGTCTTTGTTATCTTCAACGTCGAGGAAAATGTCGCAGTGATCGGCGGTACGTGGTACGGTGGTGAGATGAAAAAGGGTATTTTTTCTATGATGAACTACTGGTTGCCACTTGAAGGTAAACTAAGTATGCACTGCTCTGCAAACGTAGGCGAAAAAGGCGATACAGCGCTATTTTTTAGCCTATCAGGTACTGGCAAAACGACACTTTCAACTGATCCAAAACGCAAACTAATAGGCGATGACGAGCACGGCTGGGATGATGATGGCGTGTTTAACTTTGAGGGTGGCTGCTATGCAAAATGTATCAATCTTGATCCAAGCAGTGAGCCAGAAATTTACGCAGCGATCAGGCGTGATGCGCTACTTGAAAACGTCGTGGCTGATGAAAAGGGTGTGGTTGATTACAAAGATGGCTCAAAGACTGAAAATACACGCGTGAGCTATCCGATCTATCACATCGACAACTACGAACCAAGTTCAAGCGCTGGCCATCCAAAAAATATCATCTTTTTAAGTGCTGACGCTTTTGGCGTGCTTCCTCCAGTTGCGAAGCTTACAAAAGAGCAGGCTATGTATTATTTCCTAAGTGGCTACACAGCAAAAGTTGCTGGTACAGAGCGCGGTATCACCGAGCCAGTCGCTACTTTTAGCGCTTGTTTTGGCGAGCCATTTATG
This window harbors:
- the pckA gene encoding phosphoenolpyruvate carboxykinase (ATP) is translated as MNKLDELGLKEIKKINHNLSYDELFELEKANNEGSVSSNGTFMVDTGIFTGRSPKDKYFVKQDPSQKYIAWGKINQPITKELFDKLLKKAKEQLSGKEIFIQDAFCGASKKSQKSVRFVTEVAWQAHFVKNMFIRPSEAELAKFEPDFVVYNACKTKNEEYKADGLHSDVFVIFNVEENVAVIGGTWYGGEMKKGIFSMMNYWLPLEGKLSMHCSANVGEKGDTALFFSLSGTGKTTLSTDPKRKLIGDDEHGWDDDGVFNFEGGCYAKCINLDPSSEPEIYAAIRRDALLENVVADEKGVVDYKDGSKTENTRVSYPIYHIDNYEPSSSAGHPKNIIFLSADAFGVLPPVAKLTKEQAMYYFLSGYTAKVAGTERGITEPVATFSACFGEPFMPLHPTVYAKLLGEKIDKHGVNVYLVNTGWSGGAYGVGKRMSIKATRACINAILDGSITKCEFENFDKFNFAIPKELDGVETKLLNPINTWTHPAEYNASRDKLAKMFVENFKRYEDVKEGVEYAKAGPKA